The Mycteria americana isolate JAX WOST 10 ecotype Jacksonville Zoo and Gardens chromosome 18, USCA_MyAme_1.0, whole genome shotgun sequence genome window below encodes:
- the PRDM2 gene encoding PR domain zinc finger protein 2 isoform X4 has protein sequence MRDSKEGHKEEDETPSVSAVLSLEQTAVIQEMVNQDVLPKLMIPSPTSEPQMVTEDKQGEAINCASDDLDDDEEEDDEEEDDEEELEDTNMPKENADMPLICEEKLDSMEEQKSTSEESPESSPKKKLVVKIPKARGESNGDVQETFMFPCQHCERKFTTKQGLERHMHIHISTVNHAFKCRYCGKAFGTQINRRRHERRHEAGPKRKPFLTLTSSQHLDNVADNQVIVDDGLKDDLNVSSLVQDSVVLDSEKVSQEMSNSAFAEENKEPKELHPCKYCKKVFGTHTNMRRHQRRVHERHLIPKGVRRKGFFTEEPPLQAEQAPPVQSVYIASSEIEEEGEVDDVYIMDISSNISENLNYYIDGKIQSNSSTSNCDVIQMESNSADLYGLNCIISPVTVEISPSLKVTQTHVNEPPKEPSSSGSNESKKRRTASPPLVPKIKTEIDPEPVTPTSSLNLPLSISTESLPFHKEKGVYLSSKLKQLLQTQDSKKITPSSEIPKLGPSVTSSPILPPVSSRFKRRTSSPPSSPQHSPVLRDFVKSGEGKTVWNDNIRSSKMPKLESHSNSPAWSLTGREEKETLSPLCFEDYKISKDWTAAPTFGNVCNQQPLDLSSGVKQRSDVKNKNQVPWESVLDLSVHKKPCSDAEIREYKENSIQPTCSGVKKKKPTTCMLQKVLLNEYNGTDAATDSTLSVNRSVSPSKPLEPQAEPDMDPSLSALSSVDTQPLSSSVSPVPQTSAVPSMCQLPPLLTPTNPPSPPPCPPVLTVATSPPPLLPTMPLSIPDVSASATNTSSCPSPLSNTTTQSPLPVLSPTVSPSPSPVPSVEPLISAASPGPPTLSSSSSSSSSSSFSSSSSSSSPSPPPLSVVSSVVSSADNLENTLPIIKQEEAENEQQKAREDPRTSSESGVVQETFNKSFVCNVCESPFLSIKDLTKHLSIHAEEWPFKCEFCVQLFRDKTDLSEHRFLLHGVGNIFVCSVCKKEFAFLCNLQQHQRDLHPDKECTHHEFESGTLRPQNFTDPSKANVEHMQSLPEDSLEPSKEEEDEDLNDSSEELYTTIKIMASGVKSKDPDVRMGLNQHYPSFKPPPFQYHHRNPMGIGVTATNFTTHNIPQTFTTAIRCTKCGKSVDNMPELHKHILACASASDKKRYTPKKNPVPLKQTVQPKNGMVVIAGPGKNAFRRMGQPKRLNFNVEISKMSSNKLKISALKKKNQLVQKAILQKKKSAQQKAELKNNPSESDSHICPYCNREFTYIGSLNKHASYSCPKKPISPSSKKNFSKKSASSSPASSEKGNNQRRRTADAEIKMQSMQPHLGKTRARTSGPAQTQLPSASFKSKQNVKFVPSIRSKKPNSSSSLRNSSPVRVSKMSHVDGKKTKVVTKNNSSGISSKASRKLHVRIQRNNKAVLPSKSAVASKKKADRFTVKSRERIGGPITRSLQQAANAEAAENKRDESSTKQELKDFSYRLRMASRCPSSSSHNTSTRQCKKSNCTASHFFKE, from the exons ATGAGGGATTCTAAAGAGG GTCATAAAGAGGAAGATGAAActccttctgtttctgctgtacTGTCCCTGGAACAAACAGCTGTGATTCAGGAAATGGTAAATCAAGATGTACTTCCAAAGCTGATGATCCCCAGTCCTACCAGTGAACCACAAATGGTAACTGAAGACAAACAAGGAGAAGCAATAAACTGTGCATCAGATGATTtagatgatgatgaagaggaggatgatgaAGAAGAGGATGATGAAGAGGAGCTAGAAGATACCAATATGCCTAAAGAAAATGCTGACATGCCTTTGATATGTGAAGAAAAGTTAGACTCTATGGAAGAGCAAAAGAGTACGTCAGAAGAATCTCCAGAAAGCTCTCCAAAGAAAAAACTTGTTGTGAAAATTCCAAAAGCGAGAGGTGAATCAAATGGTGATGTTCAGGAAACATTCATGTTTCCCTGTCAGCATTGTGAGAGGAAGTTTACAACAAAGCAAGGACTTGAACGCCACATGCACATCCATATATCTACTGTTAACCATGCTTTCAAGTGTCGATATTGTGGGAAAGCCTTTGGTACTCAAATTAACAGGCGAAGACATGAGCGACGCCATGAGGCAGGGCCAAAAAGGAAACCGTTCTTAACACTAACGTCATCACAGCACTTGGATAATGTTGCTGATAACCAAGTAATTGTGGATGATGGTCTTAAAGATGACCTGAACGTTTCCAGTCTTGTGCAAGACTCTGTTGTCTTGGATTCTGAGAAAGTTTCCCAAGAAATGTCAAACTCTGCTTTTGCTGAGGAAAATAAGGAGCCCAAAGAATTGCATCCAtgcaaatactgcaaaaaagTTTTTGGAACTCACACCAACATGCGGAGGCATCAGCGTAGGGTTCATGAGCGTCATCTTATTCCCAAAGGTGTCAGAAGAAAAGGATTCTTTACTGAAGAGCCACCGCTTCAGGCAGAGCAGGCCCCACCAGTCCAGAGTGTATATATAGCAAGTTCAGAAATAGAAGAGGAAGGTGAAGTAGATGATGTCTATATTATGGATATTTCCAGCAATATCTCTGAAAACTTAAATTATTACATTGATGGTAAAATTCAGTCCAACAGCAGCACTAGCAATTGTGATGTGATTCAGATGGAGTCCAACTCTGCAGACTTATACGGACTAAATTGTATAATCAGTCCAGTCACAGTGGAAATTTCCCCAAGTTTAAAGGTTACACAAACGCATGTGAATGAACCTCCTAAGGAACCCTCTAGCAGTGGGAGCAATGAATCCAAAAAGAGGAGAACTGCCAGCCCTCCTCTCgtaccaaaaataaaaactgaaatagacCCAGAACCTGTAACTCCTACTAGCTCTTTAAATCTTCCTCTTAGCATTTCAACAGAAAGCTTaccttttcataaagaaaaaggtGTTTATTTGTCATCAAAATTAAAACAGCTTCTTCAGACACAGGACAGTAAGAAGATAACTCCGTCAAGTGAAATCCCTAAACTGGGACCTTCAGTTACGTCATCACCTATTTTGCCTCCAGTATCCAGTAGATTTAAAAGAAggaccagctctcctcccagtTCTCCACAGCACAGTCCAGTACTTCGAGACTTTGTCAAATCAGGTGAGGGAAAAACTGTGTGGAATGATAATATTCGGAGTTCAAAAATGCCAAAGTTAGAAAGCCACAGCAACTCACCTGCTTGGAGCTTgactggaagggaagaaaaagagactttGAGCCCTCTTTGCTTTGAAGACTATAAAATATCAAAAGACTGGACAGCAGCTCCAACTTTTGGCAATGTGTGCAACCAACAGCCACTGGATTTATCTAGTGGTGTGAAACAAAGGTCTGATGTCAAAAATAAGAATCAGGTTCCCTGGGAATCTGTTTTAGATTTAAGTGTACATAAGAAGCCTTGCAGCGATGCTGAAATTagggaatataaagaaaattccATACAGCCAACCTGTAGTggtgttaaaaagaagaaaccaacCACTTGTATGTTACAGAAGGTTCTGCTGAATGAGTATAATGGAACGGATGCAGCCACAGACAGCACACTCAGTGTAAACAGGAGCGTAAGCCCAAGCAAACCCCTGGAGCCTCAGGCAGAACCTGACATGGATCCCAGTCTATCTGCATTGTCTTCTGTTGACACTCAGCCCCTTAGTTCCTCTGTTTCCCCTGTGCCACAGACATCTGCTGTACCTTCCATGTGCCAGCTGCCTCCTTTGTTAACACCAACCAatcctccttcccccccgccctgcccgcctgTGTTAACAGTTGCTACatcacctcctccccttcttccaaCGATGCCGTTATCAATTCCAGATGTCTCTGCCAGTGCCACTAACACTTCTTCTTGTCCATCGCCACTTTCTAACACTACTACCCAGTCCCCGCTACCAGTTCTTTCACCTACAGtttctccttctccatctcctgTTCCTTCTGTTGAACCTCTTATTTCTGCTGCTTCACCTGGTCCTCCTACactctcttcctcatcttcctcctcctcttcctcctctttctcctcctcttcatcttcatcatctccatctccacctcCTCTTTCTGTAGTTTCTTCTGTTGTTTCCTCTGCTGATAATCTTGAAAATACTCTCCCAATAATAAAACAGGAAGAAGCTGAAAATgaacaacagaaagcaagagaagatCCTCGTACTTCAAGTGAATCGGGAGTAGTGCAGGAAACATTCAATAAAAGCTTTGTGTGCAATGTCTGTGAATcaccttttctttctattaaagACCTAACGAAGCATTTATCCATTCATGCTGAAGAATGGCCCTTCAAATGTGAATTCTGTGTACAGCTTTTTAGGGATAAAACAGACTTGTCGGAACATCGCTTTCTGCTTCATGGAGTAGGAAATATCTTTGTTTGCTCGGTCTGTAAAAAGGAATTTGCTTTTTTGTGCAATTTGCAACAGCATCAGCGGGATCTCCATCCAGACAAAGAGTGCACACATCATGAGTTTGAAAGTGGGACTTTGAGACCCCAGAATTTTACTGACCCCAGTAAGGCAAACGTGGAGCACATGCAGAGCCTGCCAGAAGATTCTTTGGAACCTTctaaagaggaggaagatgaagatcTAAATGATTCCTCTGAAGAGCTTTATACTACTATAAAAATAATGGCTTCTGGAGTAAAATCTAAAGATCCAGATGTTCGTATGGGCCTCAATCAACACTACCCAAGCTTTAAACCACCTCCATTTCAGTATCACCATCGTAATCCTATGGGTATTGGAGTTACTGCAACAAACTTCACTACCCACAATATTCCACAGACTTTTACTACTGCCATTCGATGCACAAAATGTGGGAAAAGTGTTGATAACATGCCTGAGTTACACAAACACATATTGGCCTGTGCATCTGCCAGTGATAAGAAGAGATACACacctaaaaaaaatccagtaccACTGAAACAGACAGTGCAGCCGAAGAACGGCATGGTTGTTATAGCTGGCCCTGGAAAGAATGCCTTCAGACGAATGGGTCAGCCTAAAAGACTTAATTTCAATGTTGAGATTAGCAAAATGTCctcaaataaactaaaaataagtgcattgaaaaagaaaaaccagcttGTCCAGAAAGCTatcttgcaaaaaaagaaatctgcccAGCAGAAGGCAGAATTGAAAAATAATCCATCCGAGTCAGACTCTCATATCTGCCCCTACTGTAATAGAGAGTTTACTTATATTGGAAGTTTGAATAAACATGCGTCGTATAGCTGTCCCAAAAAACCCATCTCTCCCTCCTCtaaaaagaatttttcaaaaaaaagtgcAAGTTCTTCACCTGCAAGCAGTGAAAAAGGCAACAACCAGCGTAGGCGAACAGCAGATgcagaaatcaaaatgcaaagcatGCAGCCTCACTTGGGCAAGACAAGAGCACGAACCTCAGGGCCTGCACAGACCCAGCTTCCCTCTGCATccttcaaatcaaaacaaaatgttaaatttgTACCTTCCATTCGATCTAAAAAGCCAAATTCATCTTCGTCATTGAGGAACTCTAGTCCTGTAAGAGTGTCCAAAATGTCCCATGTTGACGGGAAAAAAACTAAGGTGGTCACTAAGAACAATTCCTCTGGAATCTCAAGCAAAGCATCCCGGAAATTGCACGTCAGAATACAAAGGAATAATAAAGCTGTTTTGCCAAGTAAGTCTGCTGTGGCAAGTAAGAAAAAGGCCGACAGATTCACTGTAAAATCTAGAGAGAGGATTGGGGGACCTATTACACGAAGCCTACAGCAGGCGGCAaatgcagaggcagcagaaaacaaaagagatgAAAGCAGTACAAAGCAAGAACTAAAAGATTTCAG TTACAGACTCCGCATGGCCTCTAGATGTCCCTCCTCCTCTTCGCATAACACCAGCACCCGGCAATGCAAGAAGTCCAACTGCACCGCATCCCACTTCTTCAAGGAATAG